The segment tgaatcgtaagaaaaagaagaagcaattccattttgCTTTACGAATGTGTGTATTCTGCATTACGATCGTACCTACgttttgtaatttgttgtttatgtgccggatagtcgaatcgaaatgcagaatatcaaagttgccaaacggtgAAAATTTCGATttgaattgaaatgcagaataggggctaATATCTATATAGAATTAAGAAAACAGCATTGAAACTCGTTTCTTAacatcacaaaaaaaaacaaaaacaaccatATATAATATCcaaagttttatttacatttcaaactcttaatttgttcaaaaacaaaaagtcaattaactgtttaattattgtttataaaaaggcatttgtttttaattcatttttaagtTGGTTCTCTCATGCTGCCTCAAGTtgaagtaaaaattatatataaatttgttatgttAGTCAACATTAAGTTATTGGTTTCTAAACTTCTTgtagattaaattaaaaagtagaaCTATAAGTAAAAATCTAATTTGTTATAatgattatatatattttttttaagtatacaAACCTAAAAAAAGCCTTATTTTgtcatattattgttataaacaattattattgttgttgtagtcttAAGGTtacctttttattatttctttttgttaaattttctaatatttctttaatatctcatttgaaagaaaaaactgtttaacAAGTTTATAACAATTagcaaagaatttttaaattaatctagtttgttaagttttaaactCTTTGagtcaattaaatttaatacaaaaatatcatcaaataaaaatatatttgtttttaagtaactgaaaaaaatcgcattttagttgttttcttCCTCCAAATCGTTTGAATTTAACGGTTATTTAGGTTTTTGATCTGGCAATGCTGTTAAAATTCTTGTGCGCGATGGCAATGCCTTTTCAGTGTCGAAATAGCGCCATCTATTGTTTACgtatttttgattttcaaaacTGAAAATACGAAAGCAATAGATGGCGCTATCATGACACTTTAACAGGGTtgccaaattttgaaaaattatacttttttcgggatttattaaatgcttataactcgaAAACTACTGAATGGATTCAAACAAAATATAGCTCATTTTAAAGCTTAGAAAAAGAAGCATCGAATGCAACCAAAATcccatatataaaattattttctttgacagagaatttcatttgaaaaatagtTTCAATTATACTtatctttttttgaatttgtaacATTGCTGCTTcgtaaaaataatgttttaaggaTTATTGTTCatagaaaatgaatttataacttaaataaaCGAGctggaaatgaaaaaaataccaCTTTTTTGACgttcaaaaattcaaattaacataattttgtgTTTGATTATAAAACAAGTTGAACATAAATGCTTGAATATTAACAATTTCGGCTGTGAACATATTTTCGGTTTagttaaattactttttgaCGTCTTAATTGATGGAATATTAcatattcttattaaatcaatTACACAAGTTAAAATTCGatatgaataaaacaaaactcatCTCATCAATCATCATCACTTGTAGGATTTTCGATTTTAATCTTAGGATTACTAACATGATGTTTTCTAGCCGACGATATCATACGAGCCGAACGAGACTGAACACGTTGAACACTGGAGGATCGCTGCAGCTGGGATGGTGAGGGTGTAGCGCGACGACGGCCGGCAGATAATAATAGATCTGATGTCGAGGCAGCAGCACTTAAACGACGATAATGAGCTGGTAGAGGCATATGAGTATGATGATTTTTTGGTGTATAATCACCTTCAGCCTCATCTTCGTCTTCATCATTTGAGAAGGCTGGTGTAGAACGATGGTATATTGGAGTGGCAAGTCGTGGTGTAATTATAATCGGTGTCTTTTCACTCAATATAAATGAACCATCGGGTAGGGGATAAAGACTGTGTGTTGTCAAATCATGTCCTTCCAAATTCACGTTCTCTAAACCAGCTGGGAAATCTTCTAGGTTTTGCTTAGAACCAGAGctgtttatgtttgttttgatAATTGGTTGTTGTGTGGGCGTTCGACGCTGCTCCATGCCACTTAATGAAGTTCGCGATTTAGGTTTAATCTgtttcaaatatataaaaaaacaaatgtgaacaatatttagtatttttaaatatttttttcttacctTCCAATCTTTATACTGAGGACTATTTACCCGCCATTGCTGACAATCATCTCTTAGATCTCTAGTACCACCGCTACCACCACTTCCATAGacttttttctcatttaaataTTCCTTCGATGTTTTAGTTCTCAAACTCAtgattctttttaaaattcgaGGAAAATAATATAAGGTCACGGTCATCAGTATGATAGCTACGGTGGCTTCTTTAAAATTActagaaaaataaatcattgcCAAAGACATGAGCTGTAGTAaccattttataatatttttcgaaCGTCTATTCTGTGGTGGACCCCAGCGATAACAGAAAAAGAATGATATTATACCGGTAACTATAATGTACCAGCAGACGTAGTTACGATATGTCATCATGATCATTTGTATGTTATCCCACAGCATACGTATGACATAGAAACCAACGGTCCAGCCGCCTATTAAAACGCCATACATCATTGTACGCCTGAAATGAGGATTCAAAGTAAGAAGGTATTCGTTAGAATTTGATTTTCGGCCAGAAGTATGGATGGTCACAAATaaacgattttatgtttttttcaagtttttatattgaaattttaatattggtCAAAAATATAACTAATTACAGTTATTTACGaatttattaacgattttagtttttatactaaaaatcgatttttggtcagaaaTATGAGTTATCACAAATCAAGCTTGTTTCCTCAAACGCCTATTTACGAAGTTCTTaaggattttatgtttttattgtgaAAATTGATTTATAGTCGGAAATATGACTGATCACGCATTTTACGAAGATATTAACGatttaggttttattttttgagttttttttataataatcgaTAAGGGgtcagaaatatgagtgatcacatatCAGATTTAAATAAACGCTTATTTACGAAGTTATTAACGACTGAAGTCTTTTTTGTgagtttctatataaaaaaatcgatcGTGGgtcagaaatatgagtgatcactaGTCAGGTTTATATTCTCAAAAATAAAcggttatttataaaattattaacgaTTTCAGTTGTTTGACGTTTGATACTAGGATTTGATGATcataatgtttgtatttattcttTTCTAAATTAACGCTAATAGAGATCCAATCAATAAAATCCCAGCTAGCATTGGGATGATAAGAAAACTGAGTAATTTTCGACTGCTTTTGATTATTCGAAGATGATTGAAAACTGATTACTtgaaaaagaataacaaaatatatagcaatcataaattgatcattCTGGTGTTTAAAAGataatggttttaaaaacttattttgtgatcatatTTCAAGTAGTTGgaagatttaaaaatagtttcttatataattgttttgtttgtaatgGAACAGCAacacttaaacttaaaaataataatttgatatGTTTTATGATCTTCTACCGAAGATAGTTGGGTAACTAATCACATTTTTTCTGATCataaagactaagaaacaactttaagggcggatttttcagataaagataatctacattctttctttaaacctagtttaatacatgttttgtatttttagtaaacagtaacgttacttattatcttagtttaacggagtgtaattggtcaattaaacttaagttataagtgagaaatcacaattatcaaaaacaataaaactatgatttcagaaaaaacaaaaacttaatattttaagttaattgcaattttaggatttgttttgttttatttattattgttttaaatgtttatttaacatttttctaatattttttcattttcaaaagtattatttgcaaaaaacagatgttcattgtttatattattgagTAAAAAGTTGGCTGTACtgacaaagttaactgaactttaatccataactgaaaaacacattcaccggttaaagtccgcctaaatttgttccgattttaatctaacagcaagttaagactagtttaactgagcagtaagaaactcgccctaagtaatatatatttaatctttgaaagtggaaagcttgatagcaattttggataaaatttggcgaattaatgtatttttgtataaattctatttCTCCCGAATTTTTTCGTttagtaatgtttttaagttaattatggAAAATaggtggttttaaaaattaaagaaaactatgtaaaattgtatttcataaatcctagtattttgttgttaaatcctaatttgttgatatttatttaaaaaaattctaaatatgtaaataccaaatttgttgaaaaaatttgaaatacagaTTTAACcgaacaatttgttttagaaaaattaaaaaaatatgctataaaaaagtCGGAATATTggaatatatgcaatttaaagcaaaaatgcaaatctataacaaaatatgcaacagcaaatcgatgccattttgtagtcaattctttgattcgaaaagaaaactagttaaaagttattttgagttactgactacaaacatgcatttgcatagaaaattcCTTGCCCTGGTAATAACAAATAGGTCTTAAAAgtgtttgaaatatgattgtttataaatttattttgtagttaTATTTTGCGCACTCGGAAGATCAGAAACTGTTAACTGTTGTCTTGTATTTGtctttaacaaacataaaaactacTCAGAAAAAGACTCAAAAAGgctaatattatttgaaaattcgtAATTCGGCTCATTAATGACTcacaaaagattaaaaaattattcagaaCTGATCAGAAGTGGGGCTCATAATCGACTCGTTTAGAATAGTCGCGGGTAGGGTACCATTCTCTCCCGAAGAATGTATCAGAAAAAATGAGCGCATATTTAAATCGTGCAGAAGAGTCTAAAATGACACAAATgtgaacaaaaatttcaaaaaatgctagctgggatgtaaccataaataagtttttgaaTTAGTGCACAATGAATGGCTCTTTAGGAAATCTTCATGATGGATTTATAATTTATGTGATAAAAatgaattataaaaacaaaatttaatccttttaaaattttatcactaCACCataataaatgatttaaaaaaaatttgattactTACTTGGGCATCAATTTTCCCGACAACCATATAAGGAATAAAAATGATGAACATATGCCAAACAATATGCCAGTAATGtagtaaaataatgaatttgcACTTAAAACACCAGCGAACAGGAACATTATAATGCCACTCATTAGCTGAACGGTACGATAATAGTCAATTTTTTCCTGATACAAAGTAACATTATACGGCTGAACGGTCTCTATGCCAATGCACTGTTGCATAAATGGTGATAACGAGACGCGAGAACGTTTTTGCGAAAATAAATTCAAACTGAAAATAGAACGATGTTCCGAATAGTGTTCTTCCACTTCTGATGGTGCACTGCCTTCATATTGTGTATAATCATCACCTTCAATTTCCAATTGTAGTTCAATAGTCTCTAAAAGACGTCCTAATGTTTTCGGTTCGCCTTTATAGCAATatgtgtttaaatgtttttcgaaGAAACCACGTTTGGATGGTTTAAAATTGAAAGTTGTATTAGCTTCCAGAAAAagcactaaaaataaaattattattattttttattattatattaaaattgatgCTTACCTTTAAATTTATCCACAGGTTTTGTAGTTGGTTTTGAAATtggttttacaattttaatatttatgtcgTTGGTTAATGATTTTGGTATAA is part of the Lucilia cuprina isolate Lc7/37 chromosome 3, ASM2204524v1, whole genome shotgun sequence genome and harbors:
- the LOC111679113 gene encoding nuclear envelope integral membrane protein 1a-like, with the protein product MTALFFKLILIGILIIPKSLTNDINIKIVKPISKPTTKPVDKFKVLFLEANTTFNFKPSKRGFFEKHLNTYCYKGEPKTLGRLLETIELQLEIEGDDYTQYEGSAPSEVEEHYSEHRSIFSLNLFSQKRSRVSLSPFMQQCIGIETVQPYNVTLYQEKIDYYRTVQLMSGIIMFLFAGVLSANSLFYYITGILFGICSSFLFLIWLSGKLMPKRTMMYGVLIGGWTVGFYVIRMLWDNIQMIMMTYRNYVCWYIIVTGIISFFFCYRWGPPQNRRSKNIIKWLLQLMSLAMIYFSSNFKEATVAIILMTVTLYYFPRILKRIMSLRTKTSKEYLNEKKVYGSGGSGGTRDLRDDCQQWRVNSPQYKDWKIKPKSRTSLSGMEQRRTPTQQPIIKTNINSSGSKQNLEDFPAGLENVNLEGHDLTTHSLYPLPDGSFILSEKTPIIITPRLATPIYHRSTPAFSNDEDEDEAEGDYTPKNHHTHMPLPAHYRRLSAAASTSDLLLSAGRRRATPSPSQLQRSSSVQRVQSRSARMISSARKHHVSNPKIKIENPTSDDD